In a genomic window of Zingiber officinale cultivar Zhangliang chromosome 9B, Zo_v1.1, whole genome shotgun sequence:
- the LOC122023581 gene encoding uncharacterized protein LOC122023581: MEKTCPEVDLQDWEILPDSNSLLQEPSSHGTKPPELLNQPVANTGYFSMKVENPAVIPAEEMHTDEEAEYKAMEEEEEEKKDRTGSELKGKDFGCNWRLTGIGAAVAATVCIFIFGGSGRQHQKQLQKQKIQFKIYADDKRMKEMVQQARRLNQGLSAVRGAPMGRARFSFEGYCANG; encoded by the exons ATGGAAAAGACATGCCCAGAGGTTGACCTGCAAGACTGGGAGATTCTCCCAGACAGCAACAGCTTGTTGCAAGAACCGAGCAGCCATGGCACCAAACCGCCTGAGCTTCTCAATCAACCTGTAGCCAATACTGGCTACTTCTCAATGAAGGTGGAGAATCCTGCAGTAATTCCAGCAGAGGAGATGCACACAGATGAAGAAGCTGAATACAAAGccatggaggaggaggaggaggaaaagaAGGATCGCACAGGATCTGAACTGAAAGGTAAGGACTTTGGTTGTAACTGGAGATTGACAGGTATTGGGGCAGCAGTTGCTGCTACTGTTTGTATCTTCATATTCGGCGGCAGTGGCCGACAGCACCAGAAACAACTGCAGAAACAGAAGATCCAGTTCAAGATCTATGCAGATGACAAG AGGATGAAAGAGATGGTGCAACAGGCGAGAAGGCTGAACCAGGGACTGTCAGCTGTGAGGGGAGCTCCCATGGGCAGGGCTCGCTTTTCATTTGAAGGATATTGTGCAAATGGCTGA
- the LOC122022960 gene encoding reticulon-like protein B1 codes for MRKPRSSASSAGRTEKSVHHVFGGGQAANLILRRDKKISAGILDGATAIWILFEFVGYHLLPLISHGLIISLLMLFLWSKALKFINKSPSHIPEVRIPDT; via the exons ATGAGAAAGCCAAGGTCTTCCGCCTCTTCGGCAGGGAGAACTGAGAAGTCCGTTCACCACGTCTTCGGCGGTGGCCAAG CTGCTAATTTGATTCTACGGAGGGACAAGAAGATCTCAGCTGGAATACTCGATGGTGCCACTGCTATTTGGATTCTGTTCGAGTTCGTCGGCTACCATCTACTTCCTTTAATTTCCCATGGCCTCATCATCTCTTTGCTCATGCTCTTCCTGTGGTCGAAGGCCTTGAAGTTTATTAACAA aTCTCCGTCGCACATTCCAGAGGTGAGGATACCTGATACCTGA